The following coding sequences lie in one Arachis stenosperma cultivar V10309 chromosome 5, arast.V10309.gnm1.PFL2, whole genome shotgun sequence genomic window:
- the LOC130981768 gene encoding uncharacterized protein LOC130981768 isoform X1 — translation MISLEMSVQGTTASQQPQGAESAHIVRPDLPYLMSSQERRRYRIQCIHLQNAAENGHWKKAKKILEQDRTLLTYGITKRWETILHVAVSANRVRFVKELVNWLQPGDLALQDQKGRTAFCLAAIAGNVRIAEILRRQNDSLPGIRDREGGTPLHLAALRGRKEMARYLYPQTKGILQEDEWIPLFLTCVNSQISDVALEMLNEKETLLATARSGGGNNETALHALARRSSLCCCQNLESRKHLLHLCKKDTWSIKLVERIMGILISLDGRVMTNTMSTPPVTLIAAEVGNLEFLSVIMSIDPELVWDSEDTSQRIIRAAVLHRHASVFNLLIHRAGPIIDSIVTSIDAEGNNLLHCAAKLAPPDKLKLVSGETLQMMLESTWYKVVKKLMPPSSVEMRNYAGLTPRQLFTMEHEPLLKKGVSWMNKTAKACIIVSTLIFSACYSWLTGNNNDDNKGSQNDSKRLASQIFALADTVALMSSLASVSIFFSTVISRFSEEDFLKSLPLKLISGLVALFISIISMILAFSSTFFITNYEYLKWVPSSISGVAFLTIPLFVTLQFPLWFDMMYSAYISSSLS, via the exons ATGATATCTCT AGAGATGTCTGTACAAGGCACAACTGCTTCCCAACAGCCTCAAGGTGCTGAATCAGCTCATATTGTGAGGCCAGATCTTCCGTATCTTATGTCTTCAC AAGAAAGACGTAGATATCGCATCCAGTGTATTCACCTTCAAAATGCAGCAGAAAACGGTCACTGGAAAAAAGCTAAGAAAATCTTAGAACAGGATCGGACGCTGCTGACCTATGGCATAACAAAAAGGTGGGAAACAATCCTTCATGTTGCAGTGAGTGCGAATCGTGTTCGCTTTGTGAAGGAGCTGGTGAATTGGTTGCAACCTGGTGACTTGGCATTGCAAGATCAAAAAGGGAGAACGGCGTTCTGCTTAGCTGCAATAGCTGGGAATGTGCGAATCGCCGAGATATTGAGGAGACAAAATGATTCGTTGCCAGGAATCAGGGATAGAGAAGGAGGAACTCCTCTTCACCTTGCTGCCTTGCGAGGAAGAAAGGAAATGGCACGGTATCTGTACCCTCAAACCAAAGGTATACTGCAAGAAGATGAATGGATTCCCCTCTTCCTCACTTGTGTAAACTCGCAGATCTCTG ACGTAGCCTTGGAAATGTTAAATGAAAAGGAAACACTACTAGCTACTGCTAGGAGCGGTGGTGGTAACAATGAGACGGCTTTACATGCCTTGGCTCGTAGGTCTTCACTTTGTTGCTGCCAAAATCTAGAGTCTCGGAAGCACCTCCTGCATTTAT GTAAGAAGGATACCTGGTCAATCAAACTTGTAGAACGCATCATGGGAATACTTATTAGCCTTGATGGTAGAGTGATGACGAATACCATGTCCACACCTCCTGTAACACTAATTGCCGCGGAGGTAGGAAATCTTGAGTTTCTATCTGTGATTATGAGCATAGACCCCGAATTGGTATGGGACTCTGAAGACACGAGCCAACGCATAATCCGCGCAGCTGTTTTGCATCGTCATGCTAGTGTCTTCAATTTATTAATACATCGTGCGGGCCCAATCATAGATTCCATAGTAACTTCCATTGATGCCGAAGGAAACAATCTATTGCATTGTGCTGCAAAATTAGCACCACCAGACAAACTTAAATTGGTCTCTGGAGAAACGCTTCAAATGATGCTTGAGTCGACATGGTATAAG GTGGTGAAGAAGTTGATGCCGCCATCATCAGTGGAAATGAGAAACTATGCAGGTCTTACTCCACGCCAACTGTTTACCATGGAGCATGAACCATTGCTCAAGAAAGGAGTATCATGGATGAACAAAACCGCAAAGGCTTGCATTATTGTTTCGACCCTAATTTTCTCTGCTTGCTACAGCTGGTTAACTGGTAACAATAATGATGACAATAAAGGAAGTCAAAACGATTCCAAGAGACTAGCATCCCAGATATTTGCATTAGCAGATACCGTAGCACTGATGTCATCTTTAGCCTCTGTCTCCATTTTCTTCTCTACCGTCATCTCACGTTTTTCTGAAGAGGACTTTCTCAAGTCACTACCGCTCAAGTTGATATCTGGCCTAGTGGCATTATTTATCTCAATTATAAGCATGATCTTAGCATTTAGTAGTACCTTCTTCATAACAAATTACGAATATTTGAAGTGGGTTCCTAGTTCCATCTCTGGGGTTGCATTTTTAACAATACCCCTATTTGTAACTCTTCAGTTTCCCCTATGGTTTGATATGATGTATTCAGCTTACATTTCTAGTTCTCTCTCTTGA
- the LOC130981768 gene encoding uncharacterized protein LOC130981768 isoform X2 produces MSVQGTTASQQPQGAESAHIVRPDLPYLMSSQERRRYRIQCIHLQNAAENGHWKKAKKILEQDRTLLTYGITKRWETILHVAVSANRVRFVKELVNWLQPGDLALQDQKGRTAFCLAAIAGNVRIAEILRRQNDSLPGIRDREGGTPLHLAALRGRKEMARYLYPQTKGILQEDEWIPLFLTCVNSQISDVALEMLNEKETLLATARSGGGNNETALHALARRSSLCCCQNLESRKHLLHLCKKDTWSIKLVERIMGILISLDGRVMTNTMSTPPVTLIAAEVGNLEFLSVIMSIDPELVWDSEDTSQRIIRAAVLHRHASVFNLLIHRAGPIIDSIVTSIDAEGNNLLHCAAKLAPPDKLKLVSGETLQMMLESTWYKVVKKLMPPSSVEMRNYAGLTPRQLFTMEHEPLLKKGVSWMNKTAKACIIVSTLIFSACYSWLTGNNNDDNKGSQNDSKRLASQIFALADTVALMSSLASVSIFFSTVISRFSEEDFLKSLPLKLISGLVALFISIISMILAFSSTFFITNYEYLKWVPSSISGVAFLTIPLFVTLQFPLWFDMMYSAYISSSLS; encoded by the exons ATGTCTGTACAAGGCACAACTGCTTCCCAACAGCCTCAAGGTGCTGAATCAGCTCATATTGTGAGGCCAGATCTTCCGTATCTTATGTCTTCAC AAGAAAGACGTAGATATCGCATCCAGTGTATTCACCTTCAAAATGCAGCAGAAAACGGTCACTGGAAAAAAGCTAAGAAAATCTTAGAACAGGATCGGACGCTGCTGACCTATGGCATAACAAAAAGGTGGGAAACAATCCTTCATGTTGCAGTGAGTGCGAATCGTGTTCGCTTTGTGAAGGAGCTGGTGAATTGGTTGCAACCTGGTGACTTGGCATTGCAAGATCAAAAAGGGAGAACGGCGTTCTGCTTAGCTGCAATAGCTGGGAATGTGCGAATCGCCGAGATATTGAGGAGACAAAATGATTCGTTGCCAGGAATCAGGGATAGAGAAGGAGGAACTCCTCTTCACCTTGCTGCCTTGCGAGGAAGAAAGGAAATGGCACGGTATCTGTACCCTCAAACCAAAGGTATACTGCAAGAAGATGAATGGATTCCCCTCTTCCTCACTTGTGTAAACTCGCAGATCTCTG ACGTAGCCTTGGAAATGTTAAATGAAAAGGAAACACTACTAGCTACTGCTAGGAGCGGTGGTGGTAACAATGAGACGGCTTTACATGCCTTGGCTCGTAGGTCTTCACTTTGTTGCTGCCAAAATCTAGAGTCTCGGAAGCACCTCCTGCATTTAT GTAAGAAGGATACCTGGTCAATCAAACTTGTAGAACGCATCATGGGAATACTTATTAGCCTTGATGGTAGAGTGATGACGAATACCATGTCCACACCTCCTGTAACACTAATTGCCGCGGAGGTAGGAAATCTTGAGTTTCTATCTGTGATTATGAGCATAGACCCCGAATTGGTATGGGACTCTGAAGACACGAGCCAACGCATAATCCGCGCAGCTGTTTTGCATCGTCATGCTAGTGTCTTCAATTTATTAATACATCGTGCGGGCCCAATCATAGATTCCATAGTAACTTCCATTGATGCCGAAGGAAACAATCTATTGCATTGTGCTGCAAAATTAGCACCACCAGACAAACTTAAATTGGTCTCTGGAGAAACGCTTCAAATGATGCTTGAGTCGACATGGTATAAG GTGGTGAAGAAGTTGATGCCGCCATCATCAGTGGAAATGAGAAACTATGCAGGTCTTACTCCACGCCAACTGTTTACCATGGAGCATGAACCATTGCTCAAGAAAGGAGTATCATGGATGAACAAAACCGCAAAGGCTTGCATTATTGTTTCGACCCTAATTTTCTCTGCTTGCTACAGCTGGTTAACTGGTAACAATAATGATGACAATAAAGGAAGTCAAAACGATTCCAAGAGACTAGCATCCCAGATATTTGCATTAGCAGATACCGTAGCACTGATGTCATCTTTAGCCTCTGTCTCCATTTTCTTCTCTACCGTCATCTCACGTTTTTCTGAAGAGGACTTTCTCAAGTCACTACCGCTCAAGTTGATATCTGGCCTAGTGGCATTATTTATCTCAATTATAAGCATGATCTTAGCATTTAGTAGTACCTTCTTCATAACAAATTACGAATATTTGAAGTGGGTTCCTAGTTCCATCTCTGGGGTTGCATTTTTAACAATACCCCTATTTGTAACTCTTCAGTTTCCCCTATGGTTTGATATGATGTATTCAGCTTACATTTCTAGTTCTCTCTCTTGA